In one Meles meles chromosome 17, mMelMel3.1 paternal haplotype, whole genome shotgun sequence genomic region, the following are encoded:
- the ZBTB7B gene encoding zinc finger and BTB domain-containing protein 7B has translation MGSPEDDLIGIPFPDHSSELLSCLNEQRQLGHLCDLTIRTQGLEYRTHRAVLAACSHYFKKLFTEGGGAAAGAGGGSAAAGTAGAGVCELDFVGPEALGALLEFAYTATLTTSSANMPAVLQAARLLEIPCVIAACMEILQGSGLEAPSPDEDDCERARQYLEAFATATASSGVPNGEDRPPQGPLPPPPPPQPTPRPVARRSRKPRKAFLQTKGARANHLVPEAPTAPAHPTTYEEEEVAGGRVGSGLGDSYSPPAGTASPPEGPLTYEPYEGDEEEEELVYPSAYGMAQGGGPPLSPEELGSDEDAIDPDLMAYLSSLHQDALAPGLDGQDKLVRKRRSQMPQECPVCHKIIHGAGKLPRHMRTHTGEKPFACEVCGVRFTRNDKLKIHMRKHTGERPYSCPHCPARFLHSYDLKNHMHLHTGDRPYECHLCHKAFAKEDHLQRHLKGQNCLEVRTRRRRKDDAPPHYPPPSAAAAATAGLDLSNGHLDTFRLSLARFWEQSAPPGPPASTLGPPDEEEEEGAPRTPQAEGTMEAS, from the exons ATGGGGAGCCCCGAGGACGACCTCATCGGGATCCCATTCCCGGACCACAGCAGCGAGCTCCTGAGCTGCCTCAATGAGCAGCGGCAGCTGGGCCACCTGTGCGACCTCACCATCCGGACGCAGGGCCTGGAGTACCGCACCCACCGGGCCGTGCTGGCCGCCTGCAGCCACTACTTCAAGAAGCTCTTCACGGAGGGCGGCGGCGCGgcagccggggcggggggcggcagTGCGGCGGCGGGGACCGCCGGGGCCGGCGTGTGCGAACTGGACTTCGTGGGGCCCGAGGCCCTGGGTGCCCTGCTGGAGTTCGCCTACACGGCCACGCTGACCACCAGCAGCGCCAACATGCCCGCCGTGCTGCAGGCCGCCCGGCTGCTGGAGATCCCGTGCGTCATCGCCGCCTGCATGGAGATCCTGCAGGGCAGTGGGCTGGAGGCCCCCAGCCCCGACGAGGACGACTGCGAGCGGGCCCGCCAGTACCTGGAGGCCTTCGCCACGGCCACGGCCTCCTCGGGAGTTCCCAACGGAGAAGACAGACCGCCCCAGGggcccctcccgcccccgcccccgccccagcccacGCCACGGCCAGTGGCCCGCCGCAGCCGCAAGCCCCGGAAAGCTTTCCTGCAGACCAAGGGGGCCCGGGCAAACCACTTAGTGCCCGAAGCACCCACGGCACCTGCCCATCCCACGACCtacgaggaggaggaggtggcggGGGGCAGAGTGGGCAGCGGGCTGGGGGACAGCTACAGCCCTCCAGCGGGGACCGCTTCACCCCCCGAGGGGCCCCTGACTTACGAGCCCTACGAGGGTGACGAGGAAGAGGAGGAGCTGGTGTACCCTTCTGCCTACGGGATGGCGCAGGGAGGGGGACCCCCGCTGTCCCCAGAGGAGCTGGGCTCAGACGAGGACGCCATTGACCCCGACCTGATGGCCTACCTGAGTTCGCTGCACCAGGACGCTCTGGCCCCGGGGCTGGACGGCCAGGACAAGCTGGTGCGCAAGCGCCGCTCGCAGATGCCCCAGGAGTGCCCGGTGTGCCACAAGATCATCCACGGGGCCGGCAAGCTGCCGCGCCACATGAGGACCCACACGGGGGAGAAGCCGTTTGCCTGCGAGGTCTGCGGCGTCCGCTTCACCCG GAACGACAAGCTGAAGATCCACATGCGGAAGCACACGGGGGAGCGCCCCTACTCGTGCCCGCACTGCCCGGCGCGCTTCCTGCACAGCTATGACCTCAAGAACCACATGCACCTGCACACGGGGGACCGGCCCTACGAGTGCCACCTCTGCCACAAGGCTTTCGCCAAGGAGGACCACCTGCAGCGCCACCTCAAGGGCCAGAACTGCCTGGAGGTGCGCACCCGGCGGCGCCGCAAGGACGACGCGCCCCCGCACTACCCGCCCCcctctgccgccgccgccgccaccgcggGCCTCGACCTCTCCAATGGCCACTTGGACACTTTCCGCCTCTCTCTGGCTCGGTTCTGGGAGCAGTCAGCCCCGCCCGGGCCCCCGGCCTCCACCCTGGGCCCCcctgatgaggaggaggaggagggggcacccAGGACGCCTCAGGCTGAAGGTACCATGGAGGCCTCTTAA
- the DCST2 gene encoding DC-STAMP domain-containing protein 2, giving the protein MPRVTKGPVLPLGTEEPSAARAVVRSFGGFSLGMSLATAYGLLQLLVEGHSPWGCLVGTLTLAAFLGLGMGFSRQVRVTVLLLLPQAFSRQGRTLLLVAAFGLVLQGPCANTLRNFTQASEAVACGAELALNQTAQVLEQAKQPLISALNKIKAIAQKAKEVADRVRKFFRSIMDGVKHVARVLRNVWSWLLHIGDVCNAELGNPYLKCARVFDGAKDRCMHVLPWAYHLCYVLTPFKLVLCGLASVVQVFCVIPKYVQPFLRRTLGTPVRNLINRVRREFEFNVTATHHFSVDLNASRSLSQVALDLHEAVSLKLHRVREALALMGYTTPLLLSLLYLQALFYRYGYLHWVSYDNVYITRRFLRMEAVRSEAGLPTVLPLSAHEARRYIQPGSIFLSGWEQMFYTVAVLSLARHLLLVLALVFLDYAVFWVLDLARYQLQGEIVARKCAVPGPVLASITVEGTGYTGGIYRDLVSAFDVLQQSNISILSRHCLLRPSEPDATGYVVIGILYGLSFFVTLFGTYVSRLRRAICASYHPAREQERISYLYNLLLSHRTNLPATVHRAVRRRAADQGHASVLQKLARRCSCLGPVLSHFWPLQDYCLGCGQPHDPEDTENFVSCSTPGCRGLFCPTCFRLLDNTCSACAAPLSQQGGLDLELDSSDEEGPRLWLAAARRKDPEQERLLRRQLQEALGRTLASESSSGVSDLDEEKGPRQRTRP; this is encoded by the exons ATGCCCAGAGTCACGAAGGGCCCCGTGCTCCCCTTGGGGACGGAGGAGCCAAGCGCGGCGCGGGCCGTGGTCCGCAGCTTCGGGGGGTTTAGCCTGGGCATGTCCCTGGCCACGGCCTACGGGCTCCTGCAGCTGCTGGTGGAAGGACACAGCCCCTGGGGCTGCCTGGTGGGCACCCTCACTCTGGCTGCCTTCCTCGGCCTGGGCATGGGGTTCTCGCGCCAGGTCCGGGTCACGgtcctcctgctgctgccccaGGCCTTCTCCA GGCAGGGCCGGACGCTGCTGCTGGTGGCGGCCTTCGGGCTGGTGCTGCAGGGACCCTGCGCCAACACACTGCGCAACTTCACCCAAGCCAGCGAGGCCGTGGCCTGCGGGGCCGAGCTGGCCTTGAACCAGACCGCCCAGGTGCTGGAGCAGGCCAAGCAGCCCCTCATCA GTGCTCTGAACAAGATTAAAGCCATTGCCCAGAAGGCCAAAGAGGTAGCTGACCGGGTCCGCAAGTTCTTCCGGTCCATCATGGACGGCGTGAAGCACGTGG CCAGGGTTCTGCGCAACGTGTGGTCCTGGCTGCTGCACATCGGCGACGTGTGCAACGCCGAGCTGGGCAACCCCTACCTCAAGTGCGCGCGGGTCTTCGACGGCGCCAAGGACCGCTGCATGCACGTCCTGCCCTGGGCCTACCACTTGTGCTACGTGCTCACGCCCTTCAAGCTCGTGCTGTGCGGCCTGGCCAGCG TGGTGCAGGTGTTCTGCGTCATCCCCAAGTACGTCCAGCCCTTCTTGCGCAGGACCCTCGGCACCC CCGTGAGGAACCTAATTAACCGGGTGCGTCGGGAGTTCGAGTTCAACGTGACGGCCACCCACCACTTCTCCGTGGACCTCAATGCCTCTCGGAGCCTGTCGCAGGTGGCCCTGGACCTCCACGAGGCCGTCAGCCTGAAGCTGCACCGTGTCCGAGAGGCCCTGGCCCTGATGGGCTACACCACGCCTCTGCTGCTTTCGCTCCTCTACCTGCA AGCCCTGTTCTACCGGTACGGCTACCTGCACTGGGTCAGTTATGACAACGTGTACATCACCCGCCGGTTCCTGCGCATGGAGGCCGTCCGCTCGGAGGCGGGGCTGCCCACGGTGCTGCCCCTCAGCGCCCACGAAGCCAGACGCTACATCCAGCCGG GTTCCATCTTCCTGTCCGGGTGGGAGCAGATGTTCTATACCGTGGCGGTCCTCAGCCTCGCCCGGCACCTCCTCCTCGTGCTGGCCCTAGTCTTCCTGGACTACGCCGTCTTCTGGGTGCTCGACCTGGCCCGGTACCAGTTGCAGGGGGAGATCGTGGCCCGCA AGTGCGCTGTGCCAGGCCCCGTGCTAGCGTCCATAACCGTGGAAGGCACTGGCTACACCGGGGGGATTTACCGGGACCTGGTGTCGGCGTTCGACGTCTTGCAGCAAAGCAACATCAGCATCTTGTCCCGGCACTGCCTCCTGAGGCCCTCTGAGCCGGACGCCACCGGTTACGTCGTCATCG GCATCCTGTACGGCCTGAGTTTCTTCGTCACGCTGTTCGGCACCTACGTCAGCAGGCTGCGGCGGGCCATCTGCGCCTCCTACCATCCCGCGCGGGAGCAG GAGAGGATCTCCTATCTCTACAACCTACTTCTGAGCCACCGAACCAATCTGCCGGCGACTGTGCACCGAGCAGTGAGACGGCGGGCGGCTGACCAGGGCCACGCAAGTGTCCTCCAGAAGCTGGCCAGGCG GTGCTCCTGtctgggccctgtgctcagccaCTTCTGGCCGCTCCAGGATTATTGCCTGGGCTGTGGGCAGCCCCATGACCCCGAGGACACGGAGAACTTTGTGTCCTGCAGCACCCCGGGCTGCCGAG GTCTCTTCTGCCCCACCTGCTTCCGCCTCCTGGACAACACCTGCTCCGCGTGCGCAGCGCCCCTCTCCCAGCAGGGGGGCCTGGACCTGGAGCT CGACTCCAGCGACGAGGAGGGCCCGCGGCTCTGGCTGGCCGCCGCTCGGAGGAAGGACCCGGAGCAGGAGCGTCTCCTCCGGCGGCAGCTGCAGGAGGCCCTGGGCAGGACCCTTGCGTCAGAGTCCAGCTCCGGGGTCAG TGACCTGGATGAGGAGAAGGGGCCCCGGCAGAGGACGCGCCCGTAG
- the DCST1 gene encoding E3 ubiquitin-protein ligase DCST1, producing the protein MAITLQSGATGQRRKLPHTTVQKLLSWGLPVPFSRFLQRPPRTFPIAAFLLGASIGGLLAMGLFQLLVNPMDIYEGQKMVALYGAVGLGAVGWGTSPHIRCASLLLVPKMLGKEGRLFVLGYALAAIYEGPVANLRYNLNEVVASLGCTVELQVNNTRAAWRVSTAPLRAVFKDLLGSKDSLRAETRNISKSFEELDAQVKSDAGFVPEDMPGSDPMAHKGASQRALPPRRRALSTQKMYELKTKLRCSCEGRGGAWGGVGGAGLQAGHRGDLTCPRLPADVVDRAIASCRRWFDQKHKQCVQRVWVPLFRDLLCLPMKFKFFCGIAKAMEVWCRHRIPVEGNFGQTYDSLNQSVHDLDRDFSATIELKEETRAAVLGGSSWEHVSTELRDYVGRQEARLRWTLALLHVLFSCTFLLGLHASFSYMDSYNRDIRFDNIYISTYFCQIDERRKQLGKRTLLPLRKAEEKTVIFPRTPSVQASEARNLVRELVDTVPPLLLLLLLCGLDWALYSVFDTIRRHSFLQYSFRSSHKLEVKVGGRSMLARLLRKTIGALNTSSETVMESNNMPCLPQPLSLDAWAYVRAALPIGLLLCLCLLQAFAYRLRRVIAAFYFPKREKKRVLFLYNELLRKRAAFTQLRRAAILRRAWEQKAPRPRLTAVLHRRCPLARRWLRRRCVVCQTPETPAAYVCPTPDCAAVYCRPCWDDVRRRCPACTPREELSSSAYSDSDDDATYAE; encoded by the exons ATGGCCATCACACTTCAGAGCGGAGCGacggggcagaggaggaagctccCCCACACCA CGGTGCAGAAACTCCTGAGCTGGGGGCTGCCCGTCCCCTTCAGCCGCTTCCTGCAGCGACCGCCCCGCACGTTCCCCATTGCCGCCTTCCTGCTGGGCGCAAGCATCGGAGGGCTCCTGGCCATGG GTCTGTTTCAGCTCCTGGTGAACCCCATGGACATCTACGAGGGTCAGAAGATGGTGGCATTGTACGGTGCGGTGG GCTTGGGTGCCGTGGGCTGGGGGACCTCGCCTCACATCCGCTGTGCCAGCCTCCTGTTAGTGCCCAAGATGCTGGGCAAAGAGGGTCGGCTCTTCGTGCTGGGGTACGCCCTGGCGGCCATCTATGAGG GACCCGTGGCCAACCTGCGCTACAACCTCAATGAGGTGGTCGCGTCGCTGGGCTGCACCGTGGAGCTGCAGGTCAACAACACCCGGGCGGCCTGGCGTGTCTCCACGGCCCCGCTGCGGGCAGTGTTCAAGGACCTGCTG GGCAGCAAAGATTCACTGCGAGCCGAGACTCGGAACATCTCCAAGTCCTTCGAGGAGCTGGATGCCCAGGTGAAGAGTGACGCGGGGTTCGTGCCCGAGGACATGCCGGGCTCCGACCCCATGGCCCACAAGGGGGCGAGCCAGCGAGCCCTTCCTCCCCGGCGGCGCGCACTGTCCACCCAGAAGATGTATGAGCTCAAGACCAAGCTGCGTTGCTCCTGTGAGGGGCgtgggggggcgtgggggggcgtggggggggcagGGCTCCAGGCCGGTCACCGCGGGGACCTCACCTGCCCGCGCCTTCCCGCAGACGTGGTGGACCGGGCCATCGCCAGCTGCCGCCGCTGGTTTGACCAGAAGCACAAGCAGTGCGTGCAGCGTGTCTGGGTCCCACTGTTCCGGGACCTGCTCTGCCTGCCCATGAAGTTCAAGTTCTTCTGCGGCATCGCCAAGG CCATGGAGGTTTGGTGTCGTCATCGAATCCCCGTGGAAGGCAACTTCGGGCAGACCTACGACTCCCTCAACCAGTCTGTTCACGACCTGGACAGGGACTTCTCAGCCACTATTGAGCTCAAG GAGGAGACGCGGGCGGCGGTGCTGGGCGGCAGCAGCTGGGAGCACGTGAGCACGGAGCTGCGGGACTACGTGGGCCGGCAGGAGGCGCGGCTTCGGTGGACGCTCGCGCTGCTGCACGTGCTGTTCTCCTGCACCTTCCTGCTCGGCCTGCACGC GTCCTTCTCCTACATGGACAGTTACAACCGCGACATCCGCTTTGACAACATCTACATCAGCACCTACTTCTGCCAGATCGACGAGCGCAGGAAGCAGCTG GGCAAACGGACGCTGCTGCCGCTCCGCAAAGCTGAGGAGAAAACGGTCATCTTCCCCCGCACCCCCTCCGTGCAGGCCTCGGAAGCGAGAAACCTG GTGAGGGAGCTCGTGGACACGgtgccgccgctgctgctgctgctgctgctgtgcgGCCTGGACTGGGCCCTGTACTCCGTCTTCGACACCATCCGCCGCCACTCCTTCCTGCAGTACTCCTTCCGCA GCAGCCACAAACTGGAAGTAAAAGTCGGGGGGCGCTCCATGCTGGCGCGGCTGCTTCGCAAGACCATCGGAGCCCTGAACACGTCCTCCGAGACCGTGATGGAGTCAAACAACATGC cctgcctGCCGCAGCCCCTGAGCCTGGACGCCTGGGCTTACGTGAGAGCGGCGCTGCCCATCGGCCTGCTgctgtgtctctgcctgctgcaAGCCTTCGCCTACCGGCTCCGGAGGGTCATCGCTGCCTTCTACTTCCCCAAG CGGGAGAAGAAGCGGGTCCTGTTCCTCTACAACGAGCTCCTGAGGAAGAGGGCAGCGTTCACGCAGCTGAGGAGGGCTGCCATCCTGAGGCGCGCGTGGGAGCAGAAGGCTCCG CGCCCCCGCCTGACCGCCGTCCTGCACCGCCGCTGCCCGCTCGCGCGCCGCTGGCTGCGCCGCCGCTGCGTCGTGTGCCAGACGCCCGAGACGCCCGCGGCCTACGTGTGCCCGACGCCGGACTGCGCGGCCGTGTACTGCCGGCCGTGCTGGGACGACGTGCGGCGCCGCTGCCCCGCCTGCACCCCGCGCGAGGAGCTCTCGTCCTCCGCCTACAGCGACAGCGACGACGACGCCACCTACGCCGAGTGA